In one window of Tachypleus tridentatus isolate NWPU-2018 chromosome 2, ASM421037v1, whole genome shotgun sequence DNA:
- the LOC143245036 gene encoding synaptotagmin-5-like isoform X2 yields the protein MTSLNKNSLSKEYTAAIYACVSLLLLVLIGILFYVLCSKRYKLNWFEKANLAAAEEKGKVKPLASEAGSIGNATELTRSNATSSSVSRFFRHRGSNGSQSLESGGDWVPYDMYKEGVVRETAFAFSDERVPDTPLTPLGTKVSPFTIHQTGFSTIERGASPLIKYVQPPPLPLSPIRSRLTSMYTKLNHTQFDAKMYQSKVWLLPDIRDVRKSTVHRKTLNPHFEEDFVFDVPPAELRERTLEILIYDYDQYSKHVCMGKVQLPLDRIDLTEKTTLWKGITIYDTADDQPDLGDLMFSLGYLPSAERLTVVILKARNLVSADERKKISDPYVKVSLYYGGKRYKKRKTATQKGTLNPIFNEALTFNVTKEMLRGVVLEFSVMNDNILGQKENLGCVVIGPHTKGDEAAHFKDMLASGSAMAMWHSLMPPRLI from the exons ATGACATCTCTAAACAAGAACAGTCTCTCTAAGGAATACACAGCTGCTATATACGCCTGTGTTTCTTTACTTCTTCTTGTTTTGATCGGGATCCTATTTTACGTTCTTTGTTCAAAACGCTATAAATTAAATTGGTTTGAAAAAGCAAACCTTGCTGCTGCGGAAGAAAAGGGAAAAGTTAAGCCTTTAGCATCTGAAGCTGGAAGTATTGGAAATGCTACAGAGTTGACTCGGTCAAACGCAACTTCTTCTAGTGTTTCCAGGTTTTTCCGGCATCGTGGCTCAAATGGATCACAAAGTCTTGAATCTGGAGGAGATTGGGTTCCATATGACATGTATAAAGAGGGTGTTGTAAGAGAGACAGCATTTGCTTTTAGTG ATGAGCGAGTCCCGGACACTCCACTGACCCCATTGGGAACAAAAGTGTCTCCATTTACCATCCATCAAACAGGATTCTCAACAATAGAGCGAGGAGCCTCACCCCTGATCAAATACGTTCAACCACCACCTCTACCTTTAAGTCCAATCAGATCACGACTGACTTCCATGTACACCAAGTTGAACCACACACAGTTTGATGCAAAGATGTACCAGAGTAAG GTCTGGTTACTTCCAGATATCAGAGATGTTCGAAAAAGTACTGTCCACCGCAAAACTCTTAACCCTCATTTCgaagaagattttgtttttgatgttcCTCCAGCAGAGCTTCGAGAACGGACGCTGGAAATTTTGATATACGATTATGACCAATATTCCAAGCATGTTTGTATGGGAAAAGTACAGTTACCATTGGATCGTATAGATCTTACCGAGAAGACAACATTGTGGAAAGGAATAACCATATACGATACAGCGGATGACCAG CCTGACTTAGGGGATTTGATGTTTTCCTTGGGTTACTTGCCGAGTGCCGAGAGGTTGACAGTGGTTATATTAAAAGCCAGAAATCTTGTGTCTGCTGACGAGAGAAAGAAAATATCAG ATCCTTACGTAAAGGTGTCGCTGTATTATGGTGGGAAGAGGTACAAAAAGAGGAAGACCGCTACACAGAAAGGAACCCTTAACCCTATATTCAATGAAGCTTTGACATTCAATGTAACAAAAGAAATGCTACGGGGTGTCGTCCTCGAGTTTTCAGTTATGAATGATAATATATTGGGCCAGAAAGAAAACTTGGGTTGCGTTGTGATTGGTCCGCATACCAAAGGTGACGAGGCGGCTCATTTCAAAGACATGTTGGCTTCTGGATCAGCAATGGCTATGTGGCATTCTTTAATGCCTCCGCGTTTAATTTAG
- the LOC143245036 gene encoding synaptotagmin-5-like isoform X1, with the protein MTSLNKNSLSKEYTAAIYACVSLLLLVLIGILFYVLCSKRYKLNWFEKANLAAAEEKGKVKPLASEAGSIGNATELTRSNATSSSVSRFFRHRGSNGSQSLESGGDWVPYDMYKEGVVRETAFAFSDERVPDTPLTPLGTKVSPFTIHQTGFSTIERGASPLIKYVQPPPLPLSPIRSRLTSMYTKLNHTQFDAKMYQSKEAVSSNGSDNNSQGSLQFSVSYNTQFSLLCVRLIQICDLVPRDFSGTADPYAKVWLLPDIRDVRKSTVHRKTLNPHFEEDFVFDVPPAELRERTLEILIYDYDQYSKHVCMGKVQLPLDRIDLTEKTTLWKGITIYDTADDQPDLGDLMFSLGYLPSAERLTVVILKARNLVSADERKKISDPYVKVSLYYGGKRYKKRKTATQKGTLNPIFNEALTFNVTKEMLRGVVLEFSVMNDNILGQKENLGCVVIGPHTKGDEAAHFKDMLASGSAMAMWHSLMPPRLI; encoded by the exons ATGACATCTCTAAACAAGAACAGTCTCTCTAAGGAATACACAGCTGCTATATACGCCTGTGTTTCTTTACTTCTTCTTGTTTTGATCGGGATCCTATTTTACGTTCTTTGTTCAAAACGCTATAAATTAAATTGGTTTGAAAAAGCAAACCTTGCTGCTGCGGAAGAAAAGGGAAAAGTTAAGCCTTTAGCATCTGAAGCTGGAAGTATTGGAAATGCTACAGAGTTGACTCGGTCAAACGCAACTTCTTCTAGTGTTTCCAGGTTTTTCCGGCATCGTGGCTCAAATGGATCACAAAGTCTTGAATCTGGAGGAGATTGGGTTCCATATGACATGTATAAAGAGGGTGTTGTAAGAGAGACAGCATTTGCTTTTAGTG ATGAGCGAGTCCCGGACACTCCACTGACCCCATTGGGAACAAAAGTGTCTCCATTTACCATCCATCAAACAGGATTCTCAACAATAGAGCGAGGAGCCTCACCCCTGATCAAATACGTTCAACCACCACCTCTACCTTTAAGTCCAATCAGATCACGACTGACTTCCATGTACACCAAGTTGAACCACACACAGTTTGATGCAAAGATGTACCAGAGTAAG GAAGCGGTGTCCTCTAATGGCTCAGACAACAACTCACAAGGTTCGCTTCAGTTTTCTGTAAGCTATAACACCCAATTCTCCTTACTGTGTGTTCGACTGATTCAGATATGTGACCTTGTACCTAGAGATTTTAGTGGAACAGCTGACCCTTACGCAAAG GTCTGGTTACTTCCAGATATCAGAGATGTTCGAAAAAGTACTGTCCACCGCAAAACTCTTAACCCTCATTTCgaagaagattttgtttttgatgttcCTCCAGCAGAGCTTCGAGAACGGACGCTGGAAATTTTGATATACGATTATGACCAATATTCCAAGCATGTTTGTATGGGAAAAGTACAGTTACCATTGGATCGTATAGATCTTACCGAGAAGACAACATTGTGGAAAGGAATAACCATATACGATACAGCGGATGACCAG CCTGACTTAGGGGATTTGATGTTTTCCTTGGGTTACTTGCCGAGTGCCGAGAGGTTGACAGTGGTTATATTAAAAGCCAGAAATCTTGTGTCTGCTGACGAGAGAAAGAAAATATCAG ATCCTTACGTAAAGGTGTCGCTGTATTATGGTGGGAAGAGGTACAAAAAGAGGAAGACCGCTACACAGAAAGGAACCCTTAACCCTATATTCAATGAAGCTTTGACATTCAATGTAACAAAAGAAATGCTACGGGGTGTCGTCCTCGAGTTTTCAGTTATGAATGATAATATATTGGGCCAGAAAGAAAACTTGGGTTGCGTTGTGATTGGTCCGCATACCAAAGGTGACGAGGCGGCTCATTTCAAAGACATGTTGGCTTCTGGATCAGCAATGGCTATGTGGCATTCTTTAATGCCTCCGCGTTTAATTTAG